GGTATGTCGGCAGCCCTGGCAGCGGCCGAGCAGGGACTGCGGGTGATTCTGCTGGAAACCCGACCGTGGCTGGGCGGATTTTTTGACTACCGCACGACCGACAGCGGCAACGGCACGTCTCTGGCGCAACGCGCGCGGCAGGTGGCCCAACAGGTTGAACAAAACGATCGTATCCGCGTATTTACGCATACCACTGTGGTGGGTATATATAACAACAACCTGGTAACCGCCTTTCAAAAAGGCAGTCAGAGCGATTCTTTTGACGAGCGCTATGTCGAAATCCGGGCCACCAGTGTTGTGGTGGCCACCGGCTGTATCGAGCGCCCGCTGTTGTTTGACAACAACGAGCGCCCCGGTGTGATGCAGATCGGCTGCGCTCACCGGCTGGCCCACACCTACGGTCTGCTTCCCGGCAAGCAGGCGGTTTTCAGCATCGGGCACGACCTGGGACTGGAAGCCGCGCTTGATCTGTATAACCTGGGCCTTGAGGTCACCTGTGTGGCTGACATCCGCGAGGATGGGCAAGACCCGGCCCTGCTCGCAGCCCTTAAGGCGTGCAAGATCCCATATCTGCGGGGCTGGGTGGCCACCCGTGCCCATGGCAACAAAGCGCTTAACAAGGTTACCCTGGCCACCATCCCGGGGACCCTTACCAAAGAGTTTGCCTGCGATCTTCTGGTGGCCTCCGCCGGGATGACGCCCATGACTGGTCCCCTTTCGCTGGCCCAGGCAAAGCTCGCCTATGAGCCCTACACCGGTTTTTTTATGCCCAAACAGCTGCCGGCCAAGGTGCAGGTCGCCGGTCGCATGCTGGGGCTCAATCACCCAGCGTCAATCGAAGCATCAGGCATGTTGGCCGGCGTTTTAGCGGCTGCCGATTGCGGCAAATCGGTTGAGAGCCGGCTGAAGGAAGCCCGCGAAAAGCTTAATCAACAGCCGGGCCCGGAGCAGGGCTGCAAATTGGTAACCGCGCCGGCTGCCGGGCGCAAAACGTTTATCTGCTTTGATGAAGATACAACCATTAAAAACATCAAACAGGCCTTGGCAAAGGGCTTTGATGCCACCGAGCTCATCAAGCGCTTTACGGCCGCCGGTACCGGGCCGGGGCAGGCCGGTATCCCCGGGCACAACCTGCCGTTGTTTGTGGCGCAATACCATGGCGATACCCAGGCCACGGCCATGCCGACAACGATGCGCGCGCCCCTGGTGGGCACGTTTATCGCCACCTATGCCGGTAGCAATCATGATATGTGCAAGCGCACGCCGGTACACGATTCCCAAATAGACGCCGGCGGTATCATTCGCCGCATCGGTGTCTGGGAGCGCGCGCGGTATTTTTCCGAAGACTTCAGCTGCCGTGAGGAAATCGAAAACGTGCGCCAGAATGTGGGCCTGCTGGATGCCTCCACGCTGGGCAAATTCAGGCTCTGGGGCCCTGATGCCCTAAAGGCCCTGCAGCGGGTTTATGTGAGCGACATGTCCAAAATCGCCGACGGCAAAGTTAAATATTCGGCCATGTGCAATGATGACGGCTGCATCATCGATGACGGCGTGGTGGCCAAAAGAGCGGACAACGATTATTATTTTACGACTTCCACCGCCCGGGCGGGGGCGACGGTGGAATGGCTGCGATATCACACCCGCTATGACGGCTGGCGCTTTCACATGGTCAATCTCAGCGACGCTTTCGGGGTGATTAACATGGCCGGGCCCAACGCCC
This genomic stretch from Desulfobacterales bacterium harbors:
- a CDS encoding glycine cleavage T C-terminal barrel domain-containing protein; this translates as GMSAALAAAEQGLRVILLETRPWLGGFFDYRTTDSGNGTSLAQRARQVAQQVEQNDRIRVFTHTTVVGIYNNNLVTAFQKGSQSDSFDERYVEIRATSVVVATGCIERPLLFDNNERPGVMQIGCAHRLAHTYGLLPGKQAVFSIGHDLGLEAALDLYNLGLEVTCVADIREDGQDPALLAALKACKIPYLRGWVATRAHGNKALNKVTLATIPGTLTKEFACDLLVASAGMTPMTGPLSLAQAKLAYEPYTGFFMPKQLPAKVQVAGRMLGLNHPASIEASGMLAGVLAAADCGKSVESRLKEAREKLNQQPGPEQGCKLVTAPAAGRKTFICFDEDTTIKNIKQALAKGFDATELIKRFTAAGTGPGQAGIPGHNLPLFVAQYHGDTQATAMPTTMRAPLVGTFIATYAGSNHDMCKRTPVHDSQIDAGGIIRRIGVWERARYFSEDFSCREEIENVRQNVGLLDASTLGKFRLWGPDALKALQRVYVSDMSKIADGKVKYSAMCNDDGCIIDDGVVAKRADNDYYFTTSTARAGATVEWLRYHTRYDGWRFHMVNLSDAFGVINMAGPNARKVLEKVTDADVSADAFPYAAYREFMIKNTIPVRSMRLGFVGELSYELHVPSSYMQTLWDILLDAGKQFGIRHFGLEAQNVLRMEKAHLIIGSESEQRTTLHDVGLGFLWDRNKSDTKTVGAVALKQTENQEDRFKLVGFKMEDPSRTPKDGSIIVDSHIRGYVCIARHSFTLKEPVGLALVDAPLAVEGTRLQIYEDECNGQHLYATVVPTPFYDPEGQQLKM